One stretch of Vulpes lagopus strain Blue_001 chromosome X, ASM1834538v1, whole genome shotgun sequence DNA includes these proteins:
- the MPC1L gene encoding mitochondrial pyruvate carrier 1-like protein: MAMVAGLWQRVRDYMKTKEFRDYVTSTHFWGPLANWGLPLAAIKDMNASPTIISGPMTTALIFYSMAFMRFAYRVQPRNLLLLACHSTNVVVQSVQVSRYLIHQYGGDAVGAAAASAAATAGLTSC; encoded by the coding sequence ATGGCGATGGTGGCGGGACTgtggcagagggtgagagacTATATGAAGACCAAGGAGTTCCGGGACTACGTGACCAGCACGCACTTCTGGGGTCCCCTGGCCAACTGGGGCCTACCGCTGGCCGCCATTAAGGACATGAACGCATCTCCTACCATAATCAGTGGCCCTATGACGACAGCACTTATCTTCTACTCAATGGCATTCATGCGTTTTGCCTACCGTGTACAGCCTCGAAACTTGCTGCTGCTGGCGTGCCATAGCACCAACGTGGTGGTGCAGAGTGTGCAGGTGAGCCGCTACCTAATTCACCAGTACGGCGGGGACGCCGTGGGGGCTGCTGCGGCCTCTGCTGCCGCCACCGCCGGTCTCACCAGCTGTTAG
- the LOC121483265 gene encoding ras-related protein Rab-2A-like → MAYAYLFKYIIIGDTGVGKSCLLLQFTDKRFQPVHDLTIGVEFGARMITIDGKRIKLQIWDTAGQESFRSITRSYYRGAAGALLVYDITRRDTFNHLTTWLEDARHYSNSNMVIMLIGNKSDLESRREVNKEEGEAFAREHGLIFMETSAKTASNVEEAFINTAKEIYEKIQEGVLDINNEANGVKIGLQHAAATNAIHVGHHGGQQGGGGCC, encoded by the coding sequence ATGGCCTACGCCTATCTCTTCAAGTACATCATCATCGGCGACACGGGTGTTGGTAAATCATGCTTATTGCTGCAGTTTACGGACAAGAGGTTTCAGCCAGTGCATGACCTGACTATCGGTGTAGAGTTTGGCGCTCGAATGATAACTATCGATGGGAAACGGATAAAACTTCAGATATGGGATACGGCAGGGCAAGAGTCCTTTCGTTCCATCACGAGGTCATATTACAGAGGCGCGGCAGGGGCGTTACTAGTGTATGATATCACAAGGAGAGATACATTCAACCACTTGACAACCTGGTTGGAAGATGCCCGCCATTATTCCAATTCCAACATGGTCATTATGCTTATTGGCAATAAAAGTGATTTAGAATCTAGAAGGGAAGTAAACAAAGAGGAAGGGGAAGCTTTTGCACGAGAACATGGACTTATCTTCATGGAAACTTCTGCTAAGACTGCCTCCAATGTAGAAGAGGCATTTATTaatacagcaaaagaaatctaTGAGAAAATCCAAGAAGGAGTCCTTGACATTAACAACGAGGCAAATGGTGTTAAAATTGGCCTTCAGCACGCTGCTGCTACTAATGCCATACATGTAGGCCATCACGGAGGACAGCAGGGCGGGGGAGGCTGCTGTTGA